A window from Primulina eburnea isolate SZY01 chromosome 2, ASM2296580v1, whole genome shotgun sequence encodes these proteins:
- the LOC140822741 gene encoding diacylglycerol kinase 1-like isoform X2 — translation MPLGTGNNLPFSFGWGKKNPGTNYQSVKLFLDQVKDAKEMKIDSWHILMRMRALQEGSCDPIAPLELPHSLHAFHRVSPRDELNEEGFLTFRGGFWNYFSMGMDAQVSYVFHSERKLHPEKFKNQLVNQSTYAKLGCKQGWFCASLLHPSSRNIAQLTKVKIMKKQGEWIDLHIPQSIRSIVCLNLPSFSGGLNPWGRPSRKKLHSRDLTPPYVDDGFIEVVGFRDAWHGLVLLAPKGHGTRLAQANRIRFEFHKGTTDHTFMRIDGEPWKQPLPMDDDTVVIEISHFGQVSMLANTHCQSRSINAPPSPYSCEDDNDEEYDSNEDENSEERKKLGAANTFRIPDLLDLAHLS, via the exons ATGCCACTAGGAACTGGGAACAATCTTCCTTTTTCATTTGGTTGG GGGAAGAAAAATCCTGGCACAAACTATCAATCTGTTAAGTTATTTTTGGATCAAGTAAAGGATGCGAAAGAGATGAAAATTGACAG CTGGCATATTCTCATGCGGATGAGAGCTCTCCAAGAAGGTTCATGTGATCCCATTGCACCTCTTGAGCTACCTCACTCATTGCATGCCTTTCACCGTGTCTCCCCAAGAGATGAATTAAATGAG GAGGGATTCCTTACATTTCGTGGTGGATTTTGGAATTATTTTAGCATGG GAATGGATGCTCAAGTTTCTTATGTATTTCACTCCGAGAGAAAGCTACACCCTGagaaatttaaaaatcaattaGTTAATCAG AGTACTTATGCAAAGCTTGGTTGTAAACAAGGATGGTTTTGTGCATCTCTCTTGCATCCATCTTCAAG AAACATAGCCCAGTTAACAAAGgtcaaaataatgaaaaagcAGGGTGAATGGATAGATCTTCATATACCTCAGAG CATCAGGTCCATTGTCTGCCTTAACTTGCCAAGTTTTTCAGGGGGTCTTAATCCTTGGGGAAGACCTAGTAGGAAGAAGCTTCATTCG AGGGACTTAACTCCTCCATATGTTGATGATGGGTTTATTGAAGTGGTTGGTTTTCGAGATGCATGGCATGGACTTGTCTTGCTAGCTCCAAAGGGTCATGGAACTCGCCTTGCTCAG GCAAACAGAATTCGTTTCGAGTTTCACAAGGGCACAACCGACCACACATTCATGAGGATTGACGGTGAACCTTGGAAACAACCACTTCCAATGGATGATGATACTGTTGTGATTGAAATATCCCATTTTGGCCAAGTCAGCATGCTTGCCAACACTCACTGCCAATCCAGAAGCATAAATGCACCTCCATCACCGTATAGTTGCGAAGATGACAATGATGAAGAATATGACAGCAATGAAGATGAAAACTCCGAGGAGCGAAAGAAGTTAGGTGCAGCCAACACTTTTCGAATACCCGACCTTCTTGACTTGGCACATCTTAGTTAA
- the LOC140822741 gene encoding diacylglycerol kinase 1-like isoform X1: MSMVAQMKAKELKQSVHHLFSKNQECAVGNPEEVEILYDHYIPDYILLPESETVKGCHVPSCPVIVFINTKSGGQLGGELLHTYCSLLNRNQVLDLGEKKPDEVLHQLYFNLEKHKQNGDSLSADILRRLRIIVAGGDGTAGWILGVVCDLKLARPPPIATMPLGTGNNLPFSFGWGKKNPGTNYQSVKLFLDQVKDAKEMKIDSWHILMRMRALQEGSCDPIAPLELPHSLHAFHRVSPRDELNEEGFLTFRGGFWNYFSMGMDAQVSYVFHSERKLHPEKFKNQLVNQSTYAKLGCKQGWFCASLLHPSSRNIAQLTKVKIMKKQGEWIDLHIPQSIRSIVCLNLPSFSGGLNPWGRPSRKKLHSRDLTPPYVDDGFIEVVGFRDAWHGLVLLAPKGHGTRLAQANRIRFEFHKGTTDHTFMRIDGEPWKQPLPMDDDTVVIEISHFGQVSMLANTHCQSRSINAPPSPYSCEDDNDEEYDSNEDENSEERKKLGAANTFRIPDLLDLAHLS; this comes from the exons ATGTCCATGGTAGCACAAATGAAGGCCAAGGAGCTGAAACAATCGGTTCACCATTTATTTAGTAAAAA TCAAGAATGTGCTGTTGGAAATCCTGAAGAAGTGGAAATATTGTATGACCACTACATTCCGGATTACATACTTCTACCTGAATCAGAAACGGTAAAAGGATGTCACGTTCCTTCATGTCCTGTGATCGTGTTCATTAATACGAAAAGTGGAGGGCAGCTGGGCGGTGAACTTCTACATACATACTGTTCTCTTCTCAACAGAAATCAG GTGCTTGATTTGGGAGAAAAGAAACCCGACGAAGTGCTGCACCAGCTCTATTTCAATTTAGAAAAGCATAAGCAAAATGGTGATAGTTTGTCTGCCGATATTCTGAGGAGATTAAGAATCATA GTTGCTGGTGGGGATGGTACCGCTGGGTGGATCCTTGGAGTAGTTTGTGATCTTAAGCTGGCACGACCACCACCAATTGCTACAATGCCACTAGGAACTGGGAACAATCTTCCTTTTTCATTTGGTTGG GGGAAGAAAAATCCTGGCACAAACTATCAATCTGTTAAGTTATTTTTGGATCAAGTAAAGGATGCGAAAGAGATGAAAATTGACAG CTGGCATATTCTCATGCGGATGAGAGCTCTCCAAGAAGGTTCATGTGATCCCATTGCACCTCTTGAGCTACCTCACTCATTGCATGCCTTTCACCGTGTCTCCCCAAGAGATGAATTAAATGAG GAGGGATTCCTTACATTTCGTGGTGGATTTTGGAATTATTTTAGCATGG GAATGGATGCTCAAGTTTCTTATGTATTTCACTCCGAGAGAAAGCTACACCCTGagaaatttaaaaatcaattaGTTAATCAG AGTACTTATGCAAAGCTTGGTTGTAAACAAGGATGGTTTTGTGCATCTCTCTTGCATCCATCTTCAAG AAACATAGCCCAGTTAACAAAGgtcaaaataatgaaaaagcAGGGTGAATGGATAGATCTTCATATACCTCAGAG CATCAGGTCCATTGTCTGCCTTAACTTGCCAAGTTTTTCAGGGGGTCTTAATCCTTGGGGAAGACCTAGTAGGAAGAAGCTTCATTCG AGGGACTTAACTCCTCCATATGTTGATGATGGGTTTATTGAAGTGGTTGGTTTTCGAGATGCATGGCATGGACTTGTCTTGCTAGCTCCAAAGGGTCATGGAACTCGCCTTGCTCAG GCAAACAGAATTCGTTTCGAGTTTCACAAGGGCACAACCGACCACACATTCATGAGGATTGACGGTGAACCTTGGAAACAACCACTTCCAATGGATGATGATACTGTTGTGATTGAAATATCCCATTTTGGCCAAGTCAGCATGCTTGCCAACACTCACTGCCAATCCAGAAGCATAAATGCACCTCCATCACCGTATAGTTGCGAAGATGACAATGATGAAGAATATGACAGCAATGAAGATGAAAACTCCGAGGAGCGAAAGAAGTTAGGTGCAGCCAACACTTTTCGAATACCCGACCTTCTTGACTTGGCACATCTTAGTTAA
- the LOC140824023 gene encoding myosin-2-like produces MLSISSNSMSRSSLEQMLDLLQRRDENEKPKDLPPALPVRPKLASRARLPSAKRPLPTVIEDGEAEPHSSPSDCNVKKEILKGLIRNEPNSFMAKKVRGMDAGESPCIMVSAEKEEQESQLEEDTAKLVDSSPGSLLGFRDFAGNDSLKHFMKKKLRVWCQLHNGLWELGKIISTTGEKASVVLPDRSGALSMIGISKEDQEHAFEMISAVLWLGNISFHVVDFENHIEVVADEAVTNAASLIGCSAQDLIHALSSCRIQDGNVEVTERLTLQKARDTRDALAKFMYASLFYWLVEEINSALAVSKQHSGKSISILDVHGFESFEKNSFEQFCINYAHERLQQHFTRHLFKLVQDEYEVDGIDWTKVDFVDNQDCLDLFEKRPSGIISLLDEESSFLNATALTFACKLKQHLNAHSCFKGDRDGAFSVYHSCGEVLYDLGGFLEKNRDQMQFDVIQLFSLCTSRLPQLFTSLLLNESQLACEQQSAATKFKGQLFKLMSHLESTTPHFIYCIKPNTKQLHDEFQKDLLLKQLRCCGVLAGVRISRSGYPARMAHQEFARRYRFLLPENNVCQDPLTTSVAILQQCDILPEMYQVGFTKLYFRAGQIGALEEVRKQAFQGSLEVQKCFRSHRPLQNFLEVKQGVTKLQSCKTDFYCNFSSSNQSTLFEILERIILFFSDDIFELMPQSDSLFIFGDRLYIASRIGFAENINIEVNVSAIELVPIGPLYCKYLRIVVDVIVYEGKLNKTDTGSTEQDLPPHLLPLGAEELKRQVLMAEVTLVQKENEIEVLRAQVQQFEARWSEYDGKMKSMEEMWQTQFSSLQMNLAAAKKSLNSDNTSGQPMGIQNPAGNIPIKSYNNGVEARACREMNGGLNAIIPLVEEFDQRKIVFEDEALAIVEGKSGQSYSVNPVEEVKKLKQRFEVWKKGYKVQLSEAKTKAHKLGLDDMEKNRRKWWRRACIMF; encoded by the exons ATGTTGTCTATATCGTCAAATTCGATGTCCCGGAGCTCTTTGGAGCAAATGTTGGATTTGCTCCAGCGAAGAGACGAGAATGAGAAGCCGAAGGACTTGCCTCCAGCACTTCCCGTCCGTCCCAAGCTCGCCTCTCGGGCAAGGCTTCCTTCCGCCAAGCGACCGCTGCCAACGGTCATCGAAGATGGGGAAGCTGAACCACATTCGAGTCCATCAGATTGCAATGTGAAGAAGGAAATTTTGAAAGGCTTGATAAGGAATGAGCCGAATAGTTTTATGGCTAAAAAGGTCAGAGGAATGGACGCAGGAGAATCGCCCTGTATCATGGTTTCAGCTGAGAAGGAAGAACAAGAGTCACAATTGGAGGAGGACACCGCCAAGCTCGTGGATTCGTCCCCTGGATCTCTCTTGGGGTTCAGGGACTTTGCGGGGAACGATAGCCtaaaacatttcatgaaaaag AAACTTCGTGTTTGGTGTCAGCTACATAATGGACTTTGGGAATTAGGGAAAATAATTTCAACTACAGGGGAGAAAGCTTCTGTTGTGCTACCCGATAGAAGT GGAGCTTTAAGTATGATTGGAATCAGCAAAGAAGATCAGGAACATGCCTTTGAGATGATTTCTGCAGTATTGTGGTTGGGAaatatatcatttcatgttgTTGACTTTGAAAACCACATCGAGGTTGTTGCTGATGAAG CTGTTACCAATGCCGCTAGCTTGATAGGCTGCAGTGCACAGGACCTAATACATGCTTTGTCATCCTGTAGAATACAAGATGGAAATGTAGAAGTCACCGAGAGGCTGACACTACAAAAg GCAAGAGATACAAGAGATGCACTAGCAAAGTTCATGTATGCGAGCTTGTTCTATTGGCTTGTAGAAGAGATCAATTCAGCTCTTGCAGTGAGCAAACAGCACTCTGGGAAATCCATAAGCATTCTAGATGTTCACGGGTTTGAATCATTTGAA AAAAATAGTTTTGAACAGTTTTGCATAAATTATGCTCATGAGAGGCTCCAGCAACATTTTACTCGGCATCTTTTCAAACTTGTGCAAGAT GAGTACGAGGTTGATGGAATTGACTGGACAAAAGTTGATTTTGTAGACAACCAAGACTGTTTAGATCTCTTTGAGAAG AGGCCTAGTGGGATAATATCTTTGTTGGATGAAGAATCAAGTTTCCTCAATGCCACAGCATTGACTTTTGCTTGTAAGCTTAAGCAGCACCTGAATGCTCATAGTTGCTTTAAAGGAGATAGAGATGGAGCATTCAGTGTCTACCATTCCTGTGGAGAG gTACTTTATGACTTGGGTGGATTCTTGGAAAAGAACAGAGATCAAATGCAATTTGATGTCATTCAATTATTCTCGTTATGCACTAGTCGGCTTCCTCAGTTGTTTACATCTCTATTGCTTAATGAATCCCAGTTAGCTTGTGAACAGCAAAGTGCAGCCACAAAATTCAAG GGTCAGCTATTTAAATTAATGAGTCATCTTGAAAGCACAACGCCacactttatttattgcataaAACCAAATACTAAGCAGCTTCATGATGAGTTTCAAAAGGATCTTTTGCTCAAGCAGCTCAGATGCTGTGGGGTTCTAGCAGGGGTTAGGATTTCAAGATCAGGTTACCCCGCTCGAATGGCACATCAAGAATTTGCAAGGAG GTATCGCTTCCTGCTTCCAGAAAATAATGTTTGTCAAGATCCTTTAACCACATCAGTTGCCATTCTGCAGCAGTGTGATATCCTCCCAGAAATGTATCAAGTCGGTTTCACGAAACTGTACTTCCGTGCAGGACAG ATTGGTGCCTTGGAAGAAGTTAGAAAACAAGCTTTTCAGGGTTCTCTTGAGGTGCAGAAGTGCTTCCGCAGTCATCGCCCTCTTCAAAATTTCCTTGAAGTCAAGCAAGGAGTGACCAAATTGCAATCATGTAAAACTGATTTTTACTGTAATTTTTCATCATCAAATCAATCAACTCTCTTTGAAATTTTAGAGAGAATAATACTTTTCTTCTCTGATGATATATTTGAACTAATGCCCCAATCAGATTCTCTCTTTATTTTTGGGGACAGGTTGTATATAGCTTCAAGAATTGGTTTTGCAGAAAATATAAATAT TGAAGTGAATGTAAGTGCAATTGAACTGGTGCCCATTGGTCCACTTTACTGCAAATATCTTAGAATTGTTGTGGATGTAATCGTCTATGAAGGGAAGTTGAATAAAACTGATACTG GATCTACTGAGCAGGATTTGCCACCACATCTGTTACCTTTGGGTGCTGAAGAACTTAAAAGGCAGGTACTGATGGCAGAGGTGACACTTGTACAGAAGGAAAATGAAATCGAGGTTTTGAGAGCGCAAGTACAGCAATTTGAGGCGCGGTGGTCAGAATATGATGGCAAGATGAAATCCATGGAGGAAATGTGGCAAACTCAGTTTTCATCTTTACAA ATGAATTTGGCAGCTGCAAAAAAAAGTCTTAATAGTGACAACACATCGGGTCAACCTATGGGAATCCAGAATCCTGCTGGTAACATCCCCatcaaatcctacaacaatgGTGTGGAGGCCAGGGCATGTCGTGAGATGAATGGTGGGTTAAATGCAATCATTCCTCTTGTGGAGGAGTTTGACCAAAGGAAAATTGTTTTTGAAGATGAAGCCTTGGCAATTGTGGAAGGCAAGTCTGGACAGTCCTATTCTGTAAATCCTGTTGAGGAAGTGAAGAAACTGAAACAGAGGTTCGAGGTTTGGAAAAAAGGCTACAAGGTTCAGTTAAGTGAAGCCAAGACAAAAGCCCACAAGCTGGGGCTGGACGACATGGAGAAAAATCGAAGGAAATGGTGGAGAAGGGCATGTATAATGTTTTAG
- the LOC140822742 gene encoding universal stress protein PHOS34-like, producing MQHLPPDSDLPSLASIKVRSSSPRFPPPTTPLATETPTANAQRKIGIAVDLSDESELAVKWAVHNYIRPGDAVILVHVRPTSVLYGADWGSVDLSIVDTGNEESQRKLEDDFDAFTTSKAADLAQPLVEAHIPFKIHIVKDHDLKERLCLEVERLGLSALITGSRGFGAAKRGHNGRLGSVSDYCVRHCVCPVVVVRYPDEKDIAEGNRPVVSVGSAEQFEEEQQVEHAAAAGDRKDS from the exons ATGCAGCACCTTCCGCCGGATTCCGATCTGCCGTCGCTCGCCTCCATCAAGGTACGCTCCTCCTCCCCTCGCTTCCCACCTCCCACCACTCCACTCGCCACTGAAACCCCTACCGCCAACGCCCAGCGCAAGATCGGCATCGCCGTCGATCTCAGCGATGAGTCCGAACTCGCCGTTAAATGGGCAGTCCATAATTACATCCGCCCAGGAGACGCCGTCATTCTGGTGCATGTACGGCCCACCTCCGTCCTGTACGGCGCTGACTGGGGATCTGTTGATCTTTCTATAGTCGATACTGGCAACGAGGAATCTCAACGAAAGCTTGAAGATGACTTTGACGCTTTTACAACCTCCAAGGCGGCTGATCTCGCTCAGCCGCTTGTGGAGGCGCACATACCGTTCAAAATTCACATTGTGAAGGATCATGACCTGAAAGAGAGGCTTTGTCTGGAGGTTGAGAGGCTTGGATTGAGCGCCCTGATCACGGGGAGCAGGGGATTTGGTGCGGCGAAGAGGGGACATAATGGGAGGCTCGGGAGCGTGAGTGATTACTGCGTGAGGCATTGTGTGTGTCCCGTGGTTGTCGTGAGGTATCctgacgagaaggatatcgcggAGGGCAACCGTCCCGTTGTTTCTGTGGGATCTGCGGAACAGTTTGAGGAGGAGCAGCAGGTGGAgcatgctgctgctgctggtgaTCGAAAAG ATTCCTAG
- the LOC140822743 gene encoding uncharacterized protein, with protein sequence MSNKDGCELCGKPARMFCESDQARLCWDCDEKVHAANFLVAKHCRTLLCHACASPTPWKASGLKLGHAVSVCSSCVEGEGRGGAEGSGGFGNGNRDCDSQESESDDGEYYNDEEEDDDEEEEEEEEEEEGEEEEEEEGENQVVPWSICSAATPSEAAPKSPSSSSSEDDAPFSLWKRMRDHNHPLESENEEGCCSSHNLDSKLASPDSSFQESENLDSSEQTLFRPLKLRRTSTGIVSIPSERTDSGQSPENSSAAIVRTVIRFQQENHGRR encoded by the exons ATGTCGAACAAGGATGGTTGTGAACTGTGCGGCAAACCGGCCAGAATGTTCTGCGAGTCGGATCAAGCCCGCCTGTGTTGGGACTGTGATGAGAAGGTGCACGCCGCTAATTTCTTGGTGGCGAAACACTGCCGCACACTCCTCTGCCACGCCTGCGCCTCTCCCACGCCGTGGAAAGCCTCCGGCTTGAAGCTCGGCCACGCTGTTTCTGTCTGCAGTTCATGTGTTGAGGGTGAGGGGCGCGGTGGAGCGGAAGGGAGCGGCGGGTTTGGGAATGGGAATCGTGATTGTGATTCCCAAGAAAGTGAGAGCGATGATGGAGAATATTAcaatgatgaagaagaagatgatgatgaagaagaagaggaagagGAAGAGGAAGAGGAAGGGGAAGAGGAAGAGGAAGAGGAGGGAGAGAATCAGGTTGTCCCCTGGTCGATCTGCAGTGCAGCAACGCCATCCGAGGCGGCGCCGAAGTCGCCGAGTTCTTCTAGTAGCGAGGATGATGCTCCTTTTTCCTTGTGGAAAAGAATGAGGGATCACAACCACCCTCTTGAGTCCGAG AACGAAGAAGGTTGCTGTTCTTCACACAATCTGGACTCCAAATTGGCTTCACCGGACTCAAGTTTTCAAGAATCTGAGAATCTTGACTCTTCAGAGCAGACCTTGTTCAGACCACTGAAACTGCGGAGAACAAGTACTGGCATCGTGTCGATCCCGTCGGAGCGGACAGATTCAGGCCAGAGTCCGGAGAATTCATCGGCAGCTATTGTCCGCACAGTCATAAGATTCCAGCAAGAAAACCATGGCAGAAGGTAG